The following coding sequences lie in one Alloacidobacterium dinghuense genomic window:
- a CDS encoding tetratricopeptide repeat protein: MRSGHHRKTTKIVNRIRSLLLFVVACLALCLSTLHAQVETPESTHVNQGIALLRARDYSGALKEFETASTLNPKSAQTYAWLGITQNQLREFAQAAKSFQSALRLDPSLLSARYNYAHTLVELGDLQGAIRELTTVVKTNPSVLEVQYNLAVLLSQTRRYSDAGEHFEIVHEKQPSDAAATARLADCYFHTSRQDRATQLIANLQPASLDPTTAALLASDLIESGSYSQAVSILTASDTFSASLPGKVLLAKAYLGNNQPDAAIQVLQTGADTSTQVSYLLGLAYLSSHQSEHALSAFRAAAATDPKDALAHYHLGVLLLQNTSPEIQKQGAAELQTSIQLMPGQSASYEALAKWQLQTNQAGAALALLQDAARYAKLTAQTTLLLGLAQASVHGTDAARPMIEQAIALDPHIALAHNVLGFCYFRAGDYRRASDSYAEALRLEPANGLFAYDVALALEKQNKIAEAIPFAEKAAAATPPPPSAHYLLGKLYAKAGKLVDAIHELEIAIQLNPSMPYPYYLLARTYMQSGDAQEAQEWNTRFKDLKRAQDKPGTLGPPSSEPVDGLAPSLNITGPHDAALPAPSKAQ, from the coding sequence ATGCGCTCCGGACATCATCGGAAGACGACAAAGATTGTAAACAGAATACGAAGCCTCCTTCTGTTTGTTGTGGCCTGTCTCGCCCTTTGTCTGTCTACTCTTCATGCGCAGGTTGAAACTCCTGAGTCAACGCATGTTAACCAGGGAATCGCGTTGCTGCGGGCCCGCGACTACTCCGGGGCCCTCAAAGAATTCGAAACCGCCAGCACGCTCAATCCGAAATCCGCTCAGACATATGCCTGGTTAGGCATTACCCAAAACCAGCTCAGAGAGTTTGCCCAGGCGGCTAAGTCCTTCCAGTCCGCTCTCCGGCTCGACCCTTCCCTGCTATCGGCTCGCTACAATTACGCTCACACCCTGGTCGAGCTGGGTGATTTGCAGGGCGCTATTCGCGAACTCACCACCGTTGTGAAGACCAACCCGTCTGTCCTGGAGGTGCAGTACAACCTTGCTGTTCTGCTTTCTCAGACACGACGTTATTCCGATGCTGGTGAGCATTTCGAGATCGTGCACGAAAAACAACCTTCTGACGCGGCGGCTACTGCTCGTCTTGCAGATTGCTACTTCCACACCTCGCGGCAGGACCGGGCGACGCAATTGATTGCAAATCTCCAGCCAGCCAGCCTCGATCCCACTACGGCTGCCCTACTCGCTTCTGACCTCATCGAGAGTGGCTCCTACTCACAAGCCGTATCTATCCTCACTGCCAGCGATACCTTCTCTGCCTCGCTTCCCGGCAAAGTCTTACTTGCCAAAGCGTATCTTGGCAACAATCAGCCCGACGCCGCAATCCAGGTCTTGCAGACAGGCGCGGACACATCCACACAAGTCTCCTATCTTCTCGGCCTCGCTTACCTCTCTTCACATCAATCCGAACATGCTTTGAGCGCGTTTCGGGCTGCTGCCGCCACCGATCCGAAAGACGCGCTCGCCCACTATCACCTTGGCGTCCTGCTGCTGCAAAATACCTCGCCAGAAATTCAAAAGCAGGGAGCGGCGGAACTTCAAACCTCCATCCAACTCATGCCTGGGCAATCTGCATCGTATGAGGCTCTCGCCAAATGGCAGCTGCAAACCAATCAGGCTGGCGCCGCGCTCGCGCTCCTCCAGGATGCCGCCCGTTACGCGAAGCTGACCGCGCAGACCACTTTGCTGCTGGGTCTCGCCCAAGCCTCCGTGCACGGGACGGACGCGGCCCGTCCTATGATCGAGCAGGCGATTGCCCTCGATCCTCATATAGCCCTCGCCCACAATGTGCTCGGCTTCTGTTACTTCCGCGCCGGAGACTATCGTCGCGCCAGCGACTCCTATGCCGAAGCCCTGCGTTTAGAACCTGCCAACGGCCTCTTCGCATATGACGTCGCTCTTGCCCTTGAAAAACAAAACAAGATTGCGGAAGCCATTCCCTTCGCGGAAAAGGCTGCCGCCGCAACACCGCCGCCGCCATCCGCTCACTACTTACTCGGCAAGCTATACGCTAAAGCAGGCAAGTTAGTCGATGCTATTCATGAGTTAGAAATAGCCATCCAGTTGAATCCATCCATGCCTTATCCTTACTATCTTCTGGCCCGTACCTACATGCAAAGTGGAGACGCGCAAGAAGCCCAGGAATGGAATACCAGGTTCAAGGACCTGAAGCGGGCTCAGGACAAACCGGGCACTCTTGGACCGCCATCTTCTGAGCCAGTCGATGGCCTCGCTCCTTCGCTGAACATCACAGGGCCGCACGACGCCGCGCTGCCCGCGCCATCGAAGGCTCAATAG
- a CDS encoding CRTAC1 family protein: MSSGNLGPGTEPKIGPAVADYRDIAALAGLTAKTVIGGESTKKFILETTGGGVALFDYDNDGWLDIFLVNGSRLEGFPKGQEPTSHLYRNNRDGTFTDVTLAAGLTHVGWGQGVCVGDYDGDGNLDLFVTYYGKNVLYRNRGNGTFIDVTREAGLLTESPMYSTGAAFLDYDRDGKLDLFVAHYTDYAEATSHSPGDQAGCKWKGQPVMCGPRGLKGSVNILYRNNGDGRFTDVTLKAGIGAETHYGFTPLVLDYDNDGWPDIYVANDSTASQLYHNNRNGTFTELGSLAGVAYNEDGREQSGMGASAGDYDCDGSLDIVKTNFEEDTSSLYHNHRNGTFDDVTFASGIGVNTRYVGWGTGFIDFDNDGWPDIFIANGHVYPEVDRDQNGSSYRQRKILYRNKRDGSFEDVSLRAGPGILLKRSARGAAFGDLFNTGQMDIVINNSGDIPTILRNFALTSNRSLSLQLVARGSNLFAIGAHVTVSVGDHRMIDEVRSGGSYLSQNELRLHFGLGNATRTGKVEVRWPDGSSDTYADLPANHLVILREGNPKPEFSAFHPVPPMYKKSE; the protein is encoded by the coding sequence ATGTCTTCCGGCAATCTCGGCCCCGGCACCGAGCCCAAGATAGGCCCGGCAGTAGCCGATTATCGGGATATCGCCGCGCTCGCCGGCTTGACAGCCAAGACTGTGATCGGCGGTGAAAGCACCAAGAAGTTCATCCTCGAAACCACCGGCGGTGGTGTCGCGCTCTTCGATTACGACAACGACGGTTGGCTCGACATTTTCCTGGTTAACGGCTCCCGTCTTGAGGGCTTTCCGAAAGGGCAAGAACCCACAAGCCACCTCTATCGCAACAATCGTGATGGCACATTTACTGATGTAACCCTTGCCGCCGGTCTTACTCATGTTGGTTGGGGCCAGGGAGTCTGCGTCGGCGACTATGACGGAGACGGGAACCTCGATCTTTTCGTGACTTACTATGGGAAAAATGTCCTTTACCGCAATCGCGGGAACGGCACCTTTATCGACGTTACTCGCGAAGCTGGCCTCCTGACTGAATCCCCGATGTACAGCACCGGCGCGGCTTTCCTCGACTACGATCGCGACGGAAAGCTTGATCTCTTTGTCGCCCACTATACGGATTACGCAGAAGCTACGAGCCATTCTCCAGGTGATCAGGCGGGTTGCAAATGGAAAGGACAACCCGTGATGTGCGGCCCTCGCGGACTGAAGGGCAGTGTCAATATTCTCTATCGCAACAATGGCGACGGCAGATTTACTGATGTAACCCTAAAGGCTGGAATCGGAGCTGAGACACACTATGGTTTCACACCGCTGGTGCTTGACTACGATAATGACGGGTGGCCCGACATCTATGTCGCCAATGACTCCACCGCCTCGCAGCTTTATCACAACAACCGCAACGGCACATTCACGGAGCTTGGTAGTCTCGCCGGTGTCGCCTACAACGAAGACGGGCGCGAGCAGAGCGGCATGGGTGCAAGCGCCGGAGACTATGACTGCGATGGCTCTCTCGATATCGTTAAGACGAACTTCGAAGAAGACACCAGCTCTCTCTATCACAATCACCGCAACGGTACCTTCGATGATGTGACCTTTGCTTCAGGCATCGGAGTGAATACACGATATGTCGGCTGGGGCACGGGCTTCATTGATTTCGACAACGATGGCTGGCCAGATATCTTCATCGCCAATGGCCATGTCTATCCCGAAGTTGACCGCGACCAGAATGGCTCGTCGTATCGCCAACGCAAGATCCTCTATCGTAATAAGCGCGATGGTTCCTTCGAGGATGTTTCCCTGCGCGCTGGACCTGGCATTCTCCTCAAGCGCAGTGCGCGCGGCGCTGCCTTCGGTGATCTCTTCAATACTGGCCAGATGGACATTGTCATCAACAACTCTGGTGACATCCCCACGATCTTGCGAAACTTCGCTCTTACCTCCAACCGTTCACTGTCTTTGCAATTGGTCGCTCGCGGCTCAAATCTTTTCGCGATCGGTGCTCATGTCACGGTTTCTGTGGGAGACCACCGCATGATTGACGAAGTCCGCAGTGGCGGCAGTTATCTGTCGCAGAACGAGTTGCGCCTTCACTTTGGGTTGGGCAACGCGACTCGCACTGGCAAGGTGGAAGTCCGCTGGCCTGATGGCTCATCCGATACCTACGCTGATCTCCCTGCGAACCATCTGGTCATTCTTCGCGAGGGAAATCCAAAGCCCGAGTTCTCCGCCTTTCACCCCGTCCCGCCAATGTATAAGAAATCCGAATAA
- a CDS encoding tyrosine-type recombinase/integrase, translating into MHVQDVTRNDILKLLGAGREEDANQKTINRRAMVLLVALRNAGATIKLQKGDWPKTVDNDVDVCSQDEIKAFFDVCAAEEKLLFQVYLATGFRFREVNTLTWDRVDFRRNVLWVKPDVIYGFKPKNHEVRSVKVPSSLIESLKQRQKSSKTRLVFPTRPHPKRPSYGGDQPDAHHLELCKEVAFRAELNCGHCKSTKGKCATTANCERWYLHRWRDSFATNLLRSGVDIKTLQTLLGHKKLSTTEKYLAALRMDELDDKVEGYSRSISTAAKCGSRNSRRYSSPRVNVEASGRAARASLYDSENHLVSMNGGVVTLLYDGNGTLQYDSLHRMTSMTASNTAYS; encoded by the coding sequence ATGCACGTCCAGGACGTCACACGGAACGACATCCTCAAACTGCTCGGCGCTGGCAGAGAAGAAGACGCCAATCAGAAAACGATCAATCGCAGGGCGATGGTTCTGCTCGTGGCGCTCCGCAATGCCGGAGCGACCATCAAGCTACAAAAGGGGGACTGGCCGAAGACAGTCGACAACGATGTCGATGTCTGCTCACAGGATGAGATCAAGGCGTTTTTTGACGTCTGCGCTGCTGAGGAGAAGTTGCTCTTTCAGGTCTATCTTGCGACCGGCTTCCGCTTCCGTGAAGTCAATACGCTGACCTGGGATCGTGTGGACTTCCGGCGCAACGTTTTGTGGGTAAAGCCTGACGTTATCTATGGCTTTAAGCCTAAGAACCATGAGGTACGTAGCGTCAAGGTTCCCTCCTCACTGATCGAATCACTCAAGCAGCGCCAGAAGAGCAGCAAGACCCGTCTGGTGTTTCCAACGCGGCCACATCCGAAGCGGCCTAGCTACGGCGGCGATCAGCCGGACGCACATCATCTGGAGCTATGCAAAGAAGTTGCTTTCCGGGCTGAACTCAATTGTGGTCATTGCAAGAGCACAAAAGGGAAGTGCGCCACGACGGCAAACTGTGAACGCTGGTATTTGCACCGCTGGAGGGACAGCTTCGCGACAAACTTGCTCCGCTCAGGCGTGGATATAAAAACGCTCCAGACTTTACTCGGTCACAAGAAGCTTTCGACTACGGAGAAATATCTGGCGGCTTTGCGCATGGATGAATTGGATGACAAGGTTGAAGGCTACTCTCGATCAATCTCTACCGCCGCAAAGTGCGGAAGCAGAAATAGTAGGCGATACAGTTCCCCGAGGGTGAACGTTGAGGCGAGTGGACGAGCCGCAAGAGCCTCGCTTTACGACTCAGAGAACCATCTGGTTTCGATGAACGGCGGAGTAGTCACGCTGCTCTATGACGGCAATGGCACCCTCCAGTATGACAGCCTGCATCGAATGACATCGATGACAGCCTCGAACACAGCCTACAGCTAG
- a CDS encoding MBL fold metallo-hydrolase — MKIKLLGSSVPDPARRQYVSSYLVNGTVAIDVGCLGFYGTPQEQEAIRHVFLTHSHTDHTASLPIFVENAWTPAGNCARIYGSVATLDGVQKHIFNDVMWPDFIALSRNMPPFLRAFPIEAEVPVEADGLQVVPVPVHHVVPTFGYVVGDGKSAVIFGGDSGPTERLWEVAHQTPGLRAVFLEACFPNHLTGLAEASLHLTVDMFGREVAKMPSGIKVVAVHIKVRYREQVIRELQALQLPNLEIGECEREYNF; from the coding sequence ATGAAAATCAAGCTTCTAGGATCGTCGGTGCCAGATCCCGCCCGGCGCCAATACGTAAGCAGCTATCTCGTCAACGGAACAGTGGCAATCGATGTAGGCTGCCTGGGATTCTACGGCACTCCTCAGGAACAGGAAGCGATTCGCCATGTTTTTCTCACCCATTCCCACACCGACCATACGGCCAGCCTGCCGATATTTGTGGAGAATGCCTGGACGCCTGCCGGAAATTGCGCGCGCATCTATGGAAGCGTGGCAACTCTTGATGGAGTGCAGAAGCACATCTTCAATGACGTGATGTGGCCGGACTTCATCGCGCTCTCAAGAAACATGCCGCCGTTTCTGCGTGCCTTCCCGATTGAAGCCGAGGTGCCTGTGGAGGCCGATGGCCTTCAGGTAGTACCAGTTCCGGTCCATCACGTGGTTCCAACCTTCGGGTATGTCGTCGGTGACGGTAAAAGCGCAGTCATTTTCGGGGGCGATTCGGGGCCGACGGAGAGACTGTGGGAAGTCGCTCATCAAACTCCAGGTCTACGGGCGGTCTTTCTTGAAGCATGCTTTCCCAACCATCTGACTGGGCTGGCTGAAGCTTCCCTTCACCTAACGGTTGATATGTTCGGCCGCGAAGTGGCCAAGATGCCTTCTGGAATCAAGGTGGTAGCAGTGCACATTAAAGTTCGCTATCGCGAGCAGGTAATACGGGAATTGCAGGCGCTTCAGCTTCCCAATCTGGAGATTGGCGAGTGTGAGAGGGAGTACAACTTCTAA
- a CDS encoding adenylate/guanylate cyclase domain-containing protein has product MRRFGHWSIRYKLLSLLLLLGVMTFAVTGTIAYIKYLSALKNDVMNQLTGVTRSKAFQIQAYYRTIHNHTETLSDDRMFIEAMREFRAAYRKMDDAPIPADALNAVREDYQNHFYPDMQRLKMARPRVEDYLPFTPAALELQYLYIAKNPNPAGRRDQLADAGDNSDYSRVHEKYHATFQSLINKFGYYDLYLIDYDTGRIVYEVSKDRDFATSLKDGPYRDSNLAKVFKLCTETNNVDDVFLTDFEPYEASMGEPTQYIASPIWDGQEHVGVLALQLSTAAIDEVMTGNRGWVRDGLGTTGESVIIGDDYLLRTNARQYLENPDGFLARLKANGVSEEKLDRIRTYKTTILQILAKFPSVTAALDGKEGTVIERNARGQGTASLVSYMPLHIEGLHWAIAARMYLEEALKPVSEMRRLFTWWGVGLLFLTVLAAWLMTRQILRPVNALVAAAGKVAAGDLTAQVEWKYKDELGTLSDTFNAMTKSIREKTELIEQKNRENEALLLNILPGEIAARLKEGEQDIADSFADVTVLFGDIVGFTALSSKTSATEIVEMLNGLFSLFDHEASELGIEKIKTIGDCYMAVCGLPRPCPDHADKMAQMALRMLDATGSYGKEKGLDLRLRIGLNSGPVVAGVIGTTKFIYDLWGDTVNLASRMESTGVPGQIQVTRSVYERLKDAYQFESRGIVQVKGKGEIETWILHGQMRTAEVV; this is encoded by the coding sequence ATGAGGAGGTTTGGGCACTGGAGCATTCGTTACAAGCTGCTGTCGCTTCTTCTGTTGTTGGGCGTGATGACGTTCGCTGTGACGGGAACGATTGCCTATATCAAATACCTCAGCGCTTTGAAGAACGATGTGATGAACCAGCTCACCGGTGTCACTCGTTCCAAAGCATTTCAAATCCAGGCATACTATCGGACGATTCATAACCACACCGAAACTCTCAGTGATGACAGGATGTTCATCGAGGCGATGCGGGAATTCCGGGCAGCATACCGGAAAATGGATGATGCTCCGATTCCGGCAGATGCTCTGAATGCGGTCCGCGAAGACTATCAGAACCACTTCTATCCGGACATGCAGAGGCTCAAGATGGCAAGGCCCCGGGTTGAGGATTACCTGCCGTTTACTCCTGCAGCGCTTGAGCTGCAATACCTCTATATCGCGAAAAACCCGAACCCTGCAGGCCGCCGCGACCAGCTTGCTGATGCTGGAGACAATAGCGATTACAGCAGGGTACATGAGAAATACCACGCCACGTTCCAAAGTCTTATCAATAAATTCGGCTACTACGATCTCTATCTGATCGACTATGACACCGGGCGCATTGTCTATGAGGTGAGCAAGGACCGAGATTTCGCCACAAGCCTCAAAGATGGTCCGTACCGGGACAGCAACTTGGCAAAAGTGTTCAAGCTATGCACCGAAACCAACAACGTGGACGATGTCTTTCTCACCGATTTCGAGCCCTACGAGGCTTCGATGGGTGAGCCGACACAATATATCGCAAGCCCTATCTGGGATGGCCAGGAGCACGTAGGCGTATTAGCGCTCCAGCTTTCGACGGCGGCCATCGACGAAGTTATGACAGGGAATCGCGGATGGGTGCGGGACGGCTTGGGGACGACGGGCGAATCAGTCATTATTGGGGACGATTATTTACTCCGTACAAATGCTCGCCAATATCTCGAGAATCCGGACGGATTTCTTGCGAGGCTGAAGGCGAATGGAGTTTCTGAGGAAAAGCTGGACAGGATTCGTACCTACAAGACGACGATTCTGCAGATCCTGGCGAAGTTTCCTTCAGTGACCGCGGCGCTCGACGGCAAAGAAGGAACGGTTATCGAACGAAATGCGAGAGGGCAGGGAACAGCCTCCCTGGTCTCATACATGCCCTTACATATCGAGGGCCTCCATTGGGCAATCGCCGCCCGGATGTATCTGGAGGAAGCGCTCAAGCCAGTAAGCGAAATGCGGCGGCTATTCACATGGTGGGGCGTGGGTTTGTTGTTTTTGACGGTGTTGGCGGCGTGGCTCATGACGCGCCAAATCCTGCGTCCGGTGAATGCTCTGGTGGCTGCCGCAGGGAAAGTCGCTGCTGGAGATCTGACGGCGCAGGTCGAATGGAAATACAAGGACGAGCTTGGAACACTCTCCGACACATTCAATGCGATGACAAAGAGCATTCGCGAGAAGACGGAGCTCATCGAGCAGAAGAATCGCGAGAATGAAGCGCTGCTCCTTAACATTCTTCCCGGAGAAATTGCGGCGCGCCTGAAAGAAGGCGAGCAAGACATTGCCGATAGCTTCGCGGACGTGACGGTATTGTTCGGCGATATTGTTGGTTTCACCGCTTTGTCGAGCAAGACATCTGCGACGGAAATTGTGGAGATGCTCAATGGATTGTTCAGCCTGTTCGATCACGAGGCGAGCGAACTTGGCATCGAAAAAATTAAAACCATCGGAGATTGCTATATGGCCGTCTGCGGCTTGCCGCGGCCGTGTCCCGATCATGCTGACAAGATGGCTCAGATGGCGCTCCGCATGCTTGATGCGACAGGGAGCTATGGCAAGGAGAAAGGGCTGGACCTGCGGTTGCGGATCGGACTGAACTCTGGCCCGGTGGTAGCCGGCGTCATCGGCACTACAAAGTTTATTTACGACTTGTGGGGCGATACTGTGAACCTTGCCAGCCGCATGGAATCGACAGGCGTGCCGGGACAAATTCAAGTCACCCGCAGCGTGTACGAGCGATTGAAGGACGCTTATCAGTTCGAAAGCCGCGGCATCGTCCAGGTGAAGGGCAAAGGCGAGATTGAAACCTGGATATTGCATGGTCAAATGCGCACCGCCGAGGTGGTCTGA
- a CDS encoding MGH1-like glycoside hydrolase domain-containing protein: MGTASGQSASTQERPVEKITTVGIPTAEGTAEGRRLLETHGKLLWRRWGPYVSERSWGTVREDYSPNGAAWDFLSHDAARSKAYRWGEDGMAAICDRYQLLVFGLALWNGKDPILKERVFGLTPSEGNHGEDVKDYYFYLDSTPTHSYMKYLYKYPQARYPFEWLLDENRRRGGQGFEFELLDTGIFEENRYFDVFVEYGKASAEDMCVRIEAINRGPDSAPLHILPQLWFRNIWGWSDRRGATPVISDGPTAEGTISLLADDAKAERLKNLPFDYELGKRYLYAQADGKALFTDNETNAQRLFGIPSAYRYFKDAFHSAVVNGEQDAVNPNRSGTKACLHYEYLVPAGGSVVLRLRLTPEMLNSPLEDVDKIINQRRAEADEFYAVIHPPKATEDEKRVQRQAFAGLLWSKQIYLFDVNEWFDGDNPKYPPPGSRQLIRNKHWRHLNSMRVLSMPDKWEYPWFAAWDLAFHTVPFALIDPEFAKEQLFLMLFEQFQHPSGQIPAYEWEFSDLNPPVHAWAVWRVYNMDKTRAGKGDREFLEKCFHKLLINFAWWVNKVDSAGNNVFEGGFLGLDNITVIDRSEKLPGGAVLEQSDATGWMGMFCLNLMRIALELAKENKAYESLALKFFEHYIYIGAAMKNMGGRKYSLWDEDDGFFYDVLRFPDGSFNKFRVRSLVGIVPLYAAETLKLDDIETFQEFKTNFLWFVKNRKQLTDSCCHYIERKRQYELTIVDEGQMRRMLIRLLGSEEFLSNYGVRSLSKYHGEHPFVFGNSEVHYDPAESNNKIKGGNSNWRGPIWFPTTFLIIESLRTLGAGYGDDFKLAIPGDPRGEQNLLEIAGEIANRMISIFTRGADGRRPVYGGTAKFQEDPYWKDLILFYEFYHGDNGAGLGASHQTGWSALVAALIEDWRR; encoded by the coding sequence ATGGGCACAGCAAGCGGTCAATCGGCGTCAACTCAGGAACGTCCTGTCGAAAAGATAACAACGGTTGGAATCCCAACGGCCGAAGGTACCGCTGAAGGTCGCCGACTCCTTGAAACGCATGGAAAGCTGCTCTGGCGGCGCTGGGGGCCGTATGTCAGCGAGCGATCTTGGGGGACTGTGCGCGAAGACTACAGTCCGAACGGAGCCGCTTGGGACTTCCTGTCTCATGACGCGGCACGGAGCAAGGCTTACCGTTGGGGCGAAGACGGCATGGCCGCGATCTGCGACCGCTATCAGTTGCTGGTGTTCGGGCTTGCATTGTGGAATGGCAAAGATCCGATTCTAAAGGAGCGGGTCTTCGGACTGACGCCGAGTGAAGGCAATCATGGCGAAGATGTAAAGGACTATTACTTCTATCTCGACAGCACGCCGACGCATTCGTACATGAAGTATCTGTACAAGTACCCTCAGGCACGCTATCCGTTTGAGTGGCTGCTGGATGAGAACCGCAGGCGCGGGGGGCAGGGATTCGAGTTCGAGCTTCTGGATACCGGCATTTTCGAAGAGAACCGTTACTTCGACGTGTTCGTGGAATACGGCAAGGCGTCTGCCGAGGACATGTGCGTGCGGATTGAGGCGATAAACCGCGGACCGGATTCCGCTCCATTGCATATCCTTCCGCAACTTTGGTTTCGCAATATCTGGGGATGGTCTGATCGTCGCGGCGCAACGCCGGTGATCAGTGACGGGCCCACAGCAGAGGGAACGATTAGCCTCCTTGCCGATGACGCCAAGGCTGAGCGACTCAAGAATCTGCCCTTTGATTATGAGCTCGGCAAGCGCTACTTGTATGCGCAGGCGGATGGCAAAGCACTCTTTACCGACAACGAGACGAATGCACAGCGGCTATTTGGGATTCCGAGCGCGTACCGCTACTTCAAGGATGCATTTCACAGTGCGGTCGTAAACGGCGAGCAGGATGCGGTGAATCCAAACCGCTCGGGAACGAAAGCCTGCCTGCATTACGAATATCTGGTTCCGGCGGGCGGCTCGGTAGTTTTGCGGCTGCGGCTCACGCCGGAGATGCTGAATTCCCCACTAGAGGACGTGGATAAGATCATCAATCAGCGGCGCGCAGAGGCCGATGAGTTTTATGCGGTAATTCACCCACCGAAGGCAACCGAAGATGAAAAGCGTGTTCAGCGGCAGGCTTTTGCAGGGTTGCTCTGGTCGAAACAGATTTATCTGTTCGATGTGAATGAGTGGTTTGACGGCGATAACCCGAAGTATCCGCCGCCGGGTTCGCGGCAGTTGATTCGAAACAAGCACTGGAGACACCTCAACTCCATGCGCGTCCTGTCAATGCCGGACAAGTGGGAATATCCGTGGTTTGCGGCCTGGGACCTCGCTTTTCATACGGTGCCGTTTGCGCTGATTGATCCGGAGTTCGCGAAAGAGCAGCTCTTTCTCATGTTGTTTGAACAATTCCAGCACCCGAGCGGGCAGATTCCGGCTTACGAATGGGAGTTTTCTGACCTGAATCCTCCGGTGCATGCCTGGGCTGTGTGGCGCGTGTACAACATGGACAAAACACGTGCTGGAAAAGGTGATCGGGAGTTTCTGGAGAAGTGTTTTCATAAGCTGCTGATCAACTTTGCATGGTGGGTTAACAAGGTGGACAGCGCGGGGAACAACGTCTTTGAAGGCGGTTTCCTGGGGCTGGACAACATCACGGTCATCGATCGCAGTGAGAAGCTGCCGGGTGGTGCGGTGCTCGAGCAATCGGACGCTACGGGTTGGATGGGGATGTTCTGCCTCAACCTGATGCGCATTGCGCTGGAACTGGCGAAAGAGAACAAAGCATACGAGAGCCTTGCGCTGAAGTTTTTCGAGCACTACATCTACATTGGTGCCGCCATGAAGAATATGGGCGGACGAAAGTATTCGCTCTGGGATGAAGACGACGGATTCTTTTACGATGTGCTCCGCTTCCCTGATGGCAGCTTCAACAAGTTCCGCGTCCGCTCACTGGTTGGGATCGTTCCGCTTTACGCTGCGGAAACACTGAAGCTCGACGATATTGAGACCTTTCAAGAATTCAAAACTAACTTCCTGTGGTTTGTGAAGAATCGCAAGCAGCTGACTGATAGCTGTTGCCATTACATTGAGCGAAAAAGACAATACGAACTCACAATTGTGGATGAAGGTCAGATGCGGCGTATGTTGATTCGTCTTCTCGGATCTGAGGAATTTCTCTCCAACTATGGCGTTCGCAGCTTGTCGAAATACCACGGTGAGCATCCCTTTGTTTTTGGAAACAGCGAAGTGCACTACGATCCCGCGGAGTCGAACAATAAGATCAAAGGCGGCAATTCAAACTGGCGCGGCCCGATCTGGTTTCCAACTACTTTTCTGATCATTGAGTCGCTGCGGACGCTTGGCGCGGGCTACGGCGACGACTTCAAGCTTGCGATTCCGGGCGATCCGCGCGGGGAACAGAACCTGCTTGAGATCGCAGGCGAGATCGCCAACCGCATGATTTCCATCTTTACTCGTGGCGCGGACGGAAGAAGACCTGTTTACGGCGGGACAGCGAAGTTCCAAGAAGATCCATATTGGAAAGACCTGATCCTGTTTTATGAGTTCTATCACGGCGATAACGGAGCGGGGCTGGGAGCGTCACACCAGACTGGTTGGAGCGCTCTGGTGGCGGCTCTGATCGAGGACTGGAGGCGGTGA
- the bshB1 gene encoding bacillithiol biosynthesis deacetylase BshB1 has product MPENSLADILAIAAHRDDVEQTCGGTLLKMKALGWRTAILDLTQGEAGTRGSAAERAAEAAAAARILGVSWRQALDVPDGRVENIYENRVKIVRILREVRPRVVILPYWTGRHPDHYTTSTLGYEACFLAGLAKLDTGAPPHRPFKILYASLYADVRPTFVVDITPYIQQRHLALMAYKSQYQDQMAGSGLFVPEEEIRERTFSEARHYGLLGGVRYAEPFVQKEVGLIDDLLHIPVQSM; this is encoded by the coding sequence ATGCCAGAAAACTCACTCGCCGATATTCTTGCGATTGCTGCGCATCGCGACGACGTAGAACAGACCTGCGGCGGCACGCTGCTCAAGATGAAAGCTCTAGGTTGGCGAACGGCGATCCTTGATTTGACACAGGGCGAAGCAGGAACGCGCGGTTCAGCCGCAGAACGCGCGGCTGAAGCGGCCGCTGCAGCGCGCATTCTCGGCGTGAGCTGGCGGCAGGCGCTGGATGTTCCAGACGGCCGAGTTGAGAACATCTATGAAAACCGGGTCAAGATAGTTCGCATTCTGCGCGAAGTTCGCCCACGGGTCGTGATTCTGCCCTATTGGACAGGACGGCATCCAGATCATTACACGACATCGACTTTGGGTTACGAAGCTTGCTTTCTTGCAGGGTTGGCTAAGCTCGATACGGGAGCACCGCCTCATCGCCCATTCAAAATCCTTTACGCCAGCCTCTACGCTGACGTGCGGCCCACTTTCGTTGTAGATATAACCCCATACATCCAGCAACGGCATCTGGCTCTGATGGCATACAAATCGCAATACCAGGATCAAATGGCTGGCAGTGGGCTCTTTGTTCCTGAAGAAGAGATCCGCGAACGCACCTTTTCGGAAGCGCGACACTATGGTTTACTAGGCGGGGTGCGTTATGCAGAGCCATTTGTACAGAAGGAAGTTGGGTTGATCGACGATCTCCTTCACATTCCTGTGCAATCAATGTGA